CACCCATAATCCATTACAACTTGCAACATACAAACATATTAATGAGACATAAGAAACAATGAAACTGTGGCCTTGTGACATGTCCGAGTGAACAAAAAGCTGGAGATCTATTGTCTGCATTGACCTGAGTTGAACCTTAGAGTGAAATTCATGGATTTGAATCCCATATATAGAATTGATGCGAGTGACAAAGCTTTGCGTTTACAATCCATTCGAAATTATTTGACCTGGCAATCTTATATTAAACCGTCAATCTTATATTTACATTTTATTACATATAATTAATGcattatttaattaaaattaaatctttgtTATTCAAAAAAATAAAAGGAAAAGTTACATAccactaaattaaaaaaaaaaaaaaaagtaaaaagtacttaaaaatataaaatataattattaaactactaAACTAATCGAAGTCATCATGTTATTGGAATTTGTTGTAGATTGCTCTATATGTGTTTATATAGAGTAGACATTGTTAAATTTGTAATTAATCTATATGTCAAAAAGATAATAAAATCAAATGGTAAAATTATTGTTGGAATCGGTCGAACCAAACGAACCAATCATAAAATGCCACGTGTCTCTGACAAGTATTTTCCCGCCAGTTTGGTGACTTACGGCCCGCGGTAAATCATCGTCAAATCGATCGTGAAACGTTGCGTTAATACTGATCTTATCGAACGTATTTTTGAACATTATACAATACAATATCTAGGGATGACAATGAATGTTTTCTATCCATGGGTATCAATCTGATTCAATCAATTTATAATGGATATGAATGATCTACTCCGTAAATGGATAAataatggatatggatatagataatCTAAATATTTTGTGGGTCGGATACGGATGTAATTTATCATCTGTTCAcatatccattatcacccgaaatacgtctatacatacatatttatgcactaaaatatataaatatacatccaCATAtcggtatacatatacatatacatatacatataacctataAATTTAAAATTATTGATAAAAATAAGGGTTATAAAAGTTAGAATATTAAATTGTtagtttgttattactaataatattaaacgtTACACATTTACATTGGTTTAAACATTTATTTACTTATATTGTAAGGTATTTGCTTAATTGAATTCATACACAgtgacaaattacaatcaaaacatgtGTAATAAACAAACAATATACAAATTATACATTTACATTTGTTATGAtctatatttaattttaaaatcgTCATTGGATTAATATATTATTGAATATACAATGGATACTCATTAATCCGCTTAATCAAATagatatgaatatgaatgaatgAAACAAAACTAAACGTATATGGAAACATATATAGATTAACAAAACCTAAATAAATATGAATGTGGATATGACATCTCCCGATCTATATCGGATCGATTTTCATCCCCAACAATATCTCATATTTAATGGCGTACAACTACAAATAAAGTTGTACGAATCGTGTCTCCTTTCACTACTCTAGTACTCTCTCCGTCTCATTATATCGTACCGCAATAAAATTCACACTGTTTAAAAGAAATAACTGTCATATGTATTTGGAGATATCGTAATATTGTGCTATTTGGCCCTCCCCGAATGAAGAAATGCATTTTGATCGATTCTATTAAAAAGTTTTCTTTAAATTGTTTGTGTAGTGGAAGTAAATGTAACTCTCGTTAGAACGAGTGACTTTTTAAGCCATTGTCAATCAATCGTAATTGTTTGTCCTCCCACCCCCCTACTAGAAGAGTGTGGTTATAATATATTTGTTGTAGTTAAAAAAACAAATACACCACAGCCAGAACGAACTATAACAGAATTGTTTCATACTACACCCACGTACTTTCTCAATTATACATAACTAGTCCCTGTACTTGAAAGCCTTGTCAATAACTAACAAAAGTTACCAAAACTTAAAACAAACATTCTGTAATGAGAAGAAAAAAGGTCCCATAAAGGACCATTTGAAATTCATGTATCGTTTAAGAAAGAGATTGTGTTCTTTTAATAATTTTCCTCTTCCAAGTTCCAAGCCGATGGATCAATAATTTCGTGCATGTTATTGACATTCTAGAGTGAGAAGATCTTTTTAAAATTGGCGATAGACTTGAGGATTTCTATCCAAGTCCACCATTTTCCCTTGGTTTACAAATTGTGTTATTCTGTTTAGGCCCAATGTAAGCCCATTTTAAAGGAAAATGGACATGTGTATCGGCAATAAACAATCGAGTACAATGTCTTTAATTATACTCGCATCTTCTACCCATATATTGTTGATCTCTAGACCCGCGATGTAAAACAGAATTCTTTCGAATACAAGAGatcatatatatgaaagtataataATGTATTCTTGTCACCTAACTTTAGCCAAGTGATCACTGAATTCACTTTTAAGCAATTAATTAATGAAAGGGGTTCACTTTCATATTCCTATTGTACTATACATAACTTGTTATAGTACCATATACTATACGTGCACTCTACCCGTATGTGGGAGCTCATCATTTTCTTTGGCTCTAGTGAGGTTTTCTAGCTCAAAATATCACAATCTTGATTAATTAATTTAATGGGTTGTCAATTTTTTAAAGCACAATCTTCCATTCAAATTCCAATTAGTACTTAAATTCATAAAAACCTAGACTTTTTGTGTGTACTTTAATTAGCTGTCTCATATTATTTAACTACTCAATCTAGCTTTAGCAACAAATTCATCTTCTTTCTCTTCAAAAAGTGTCTACAAAATTAAATCTTTTTGAAGCTTTCATAGTTTCATGTTGAGTTTCTCAAATGGTAAAGATGTCAACTTTTAGTGGTTTAGAAATTGGTTTAAGTTTTTTATGTGGATGTGTCCTCTTGGGTTGTGTTTCACAGGTTTACTATTTTCTTTGGTGGAAGAAAAGAAATACTATAGATATTGAAAATAAaaaatcatcttcttcttcttcatgttCTCCCTATTATACCCTTACTACCCTCTCCTACATTTCATGTTGGAAAAACATTAATTCCACAAAACCAACAAAAACCCAAGAAAATAATCAAGATCCAAACACGGGTTTGGTGCAAGATCAAGTTTTTAATGATTCAGAAGAAGAAAGTTTGGATCTTGAACTCATGAGGCTCCATAATCTTCATGGCCCACCAAGATTTTTGACCACTATCAATGAAGAAACTAAAGAAGACTTGGAATCACAAAGTAGTAGAAAGTGTTCAAGAACAAGAAGTTTAAGTGATCTTGCAGCTCATTTTGATACCCCACAAGCTTCACCACCAATAAAAGGGTTACACTTAATAAATCTTGAAAGTTGTCAATTTCATAATAATGAATTGAATTTAAATCCTTTGTTTGAGAATGATGTTAATATAGTGAAATCTTCACCACCTCCCACATTTAAGTTTTTGATAGATGCAGAAGAAAAGCTTTTGAGGAGATTGATGGAATTAGAAGGTGAAAAAAAGGAGGTGAAAAAAGATGGTTCTTTTGTAAAAATGACTGCTGGTAAAAATCATGTTTCAACTGCAAATTCAAAGGTGATTCCACTGGCTTCTTCACCAACAAACAATTAGCAATTTAGCATGCAGTAAGTCAGTCAGTTATCATGCCACTGCCTGTAGTTGACAAATAGTTTTTACATTGTTTTGTAAATACTGTAatgttattttttaatttttttggtatattattaatgattaatgatgTGTATGCACAATAAATTACATAAATATCACCAGCCATAACTTAAGTGGATTGGTGCGTATTTCATTTGGAAAaactgaattaataaagtatacccaGACAAAATTTGGAA
This genomic stretch from Rutidosis leptorrhynchoides isolate AG116_Rl617_1_P2 chromosome 11, CSIRO_AGI_Rlap_v1, whole genome shotgun sequence harbors:
- the LOC139877645 gene encoding uncharacterized protein yields the protein MVKMSTFSGLEIGLSFLCGCVLLGCVSQVYYFLWWKKRNTIDIENKKSSSSSSCSPYYTLTTLSYISCWKNINSTKPTKTQENNQDPNTGLVQDQVFNDSEEESLDLELMRLHNLHGPPRFLTTINEETKEDLESQSSRKCSRTRSLSDLAAHFDTPQASPPIKGLHLINLESCQFHNNELNLNPLFENDVNIVKSSPPPTFKFLIDAEEKLLRRLMELEGEKKEVKKDGSFVKMTAGKNHVSTANSKVIPLASSPTNN